ACTGGTCGAAATTTAACAACGATTTCTTTTGGCTCTTTTACAGACATTGCATCGGACTGACTCGATGGTATCGCTTTGTTACCGATCACTCGCGAGCTATATCACAGATGATAATCTCGTCGGACTGCAGAACTTCCTCGAAAATAAGCGAGTGCAGGTCGACGACAGAGATGAGGTAAGCGTGAATCGCtcgaaaaaatttccaaaGATTATTCGACCGTGACCAGAAATtccagaataaaattataatagcaGTCGATATAAATAGACGATAAAAGTCTTCtcagcaaaaaaaatttgaagaagaaataaatataaaaataatttatgctaGATAATCTCTCTGAATTAAATAGATAGCTCTACATGATTCATGAAGAGCAGTATTCTTCTTGTATTCGCCGTGTTCAAGCCGTCTCGAACcttctttaacaaattattctcTTATGACAGAATGGTAGCACCGCCCTCATCCTTGCAGCAACCAAGGGAAAAATACACTTCGTTCGAGAGATCATCAATCATGGAGCGGACGTCAACGCTGAAGACGCGGTTGGTATCCGTTGATTGTAATCGTAGATCGTTTGAttatacgtaataaataacaattctaATATATGCACGTTTCTGTATAATTTCTCAGGATAACTGGACAGCGTTGCTGTGTGCGGCAAAGGAAGGCTACACTGAGATTTGTCTCGAATTGCTCGAGCATGGTGCCGATTTGGAGCATCGAGATATGGTCAGAAGAAGTTGCATATTTTACTAGTCTGGCGTAATGCCATTAATGCAAATCTGTAACTGGAGTCTCAtcatatttgcaaaaattccGTTCTCTTTCGTCATACATACCaagaattttaatgttatcGTCTCTTATTCATCGCCAAAAGTTATTTCCATTAATATAaagagttttattaaaattttcaatatattataaatataatatattaaatttaataatattttaacgatttatacgttttttgtcgattaatttacattcttttaacaaaaaagtatataaaatctaatagAAGAGTTTATTTAGCAATATAGACGTCTGTGTAAAAAATTAGCGCTTTTATAGATAAGAAATCGAAGGATCGAAAGTTCTTTTATTGCAGGGTGGATGGACGGCGCTCATGTGGGCGACATACAAAGGTAAATCGGCGACGGTGACGATGTTGCTGGGGCGCGGGGCTGACGTCAACGCGCatggaaattttcatatatccTCATTAGTATGGGCTGCTGGCAGGGGTTACACTGATATAGTGAAAGATCTCATTGCTCATGGAGCGAAGGTCAATGTCGGCGACAAGGTAATTGTCGGTGGACGTACCGCAAATCGATGACCATCGCTTCGCTCTCGAGATACTTATACTCAATTTTTTCAGTATGGTACGACGGCACTCGTATGGGCGTCGCGCAAGGGAAATGTAGAAATTGTTGATATGCTTCTTAAGGCTGGAGGGAATGTCGACACAGCAGGCATGGTAAGATCAATATaccgttgaaaaatataatatacggaAGTGATGGCTTCCaagttgataaaaaataatatgatgaaAATAGAACGCCATATATAACCATATACATGATTATAcagatttatttgttattcgcATAAACTTAtaggatattttaattttaaaccaAGGTTGGCCACGTATGCCAgccatttacatatataattgttgaGTCAGCGTATCTGTTGTCTATGTGTCTATTTTCTACGTattcttgtttatttattatattaaattataacgatCGCGGAACAGTAAGTCGTCCTCGTGAAAGAGAAAGCAAAGCTGAAACCGACGTGCACTGTACGAATTAGTTGTGCGAATTTTGTCAAATTCGAGACTCATCCATTACGTTATATTtgtcatattaataataataacttgaCACTACATTCTTATcacgaaaaagaaatatttgaatgtaataagaaatatttcagaactTTTCCAACTTTAATATTAGATtatgaagataatttttgacatttataCGTGCTTTTAACAACTTTCTTTGCAGTATTCATGGACTGCTCTGGTCGTGGCAACCCTCGGTAATTATGTGGAGGTGGTATCGTTACTATTGGAGCACAAGCCCAACGTGAACGCTCTAGACAAAGACGGTTGCACCGCTCTAGCAATTGCCTGCCGTGAAGGTCATCACGAAATAGCGAACGCCCTTTTAAATGCCGGTGCTTACGTTAATATTCAGGATCGGGCCGGCGACACAAACCTAATCCACGCGGTTAAGGGTGGCCATCGGGGCGTGGTGGAATCACTGCTGAAAAAATACGCAGACGTTGACATTGCTGGAAAGGTATGACTCGACTTATTTTTCTCCATACCCGCGTATCTTCCTCGAAGATCgacttgcaaaaaaaaataatttttttcaccgAGTATTGCGGTTGCCAAATATTGATCATTCCGATAAGCCGGATTATTACGCGCGTCGAATTACATGTGGTGAAATAAACTTGTTAAAGTAATCTAGCGATTCGAGTCGATATTGTGGACACTTTAATAAGAGCCAATCTTGTGGTATCGGATCTTGTGGTATCCCTAAGCCACTTCGAGCTAGGTTCGTGCGTGACATCCCCCGTGGATACTTTCGAATCATTCCAATCGAACTAACCATCCCATCCGTATATATTTTAGGATAAAAAAACCGCAACTTACATAGCAGTAGAGAAAGGCAATATACCGATACTCAAATTATTACTAAACGCTAACCCAGATCTGGAGATTGCTACGAAAGACGGCGACACGCCTTTATTACGGGCGGTAAGGTCGCGTAACGCCGAAATCGTGCAATTGCTTTTAGACAAAAAAGCCAAAGTCTCGGCTACGGACAAGAAGGGTGATACTGTACTGCACATAGCGATGCGCGCGCGATCAAAAGCGATCGTCGAGATACTACTGAGGAATCCAAAGAATAGCCAGTTATTGTATCGTCCGAATAGACAAGGCGAGACCCCCTACAACATCGACGTCAATCATCCTAAGACGATGCTTGGACAGATATTCGGTGCTCGTAAGTTAATCAGACACATGCCATTATTAGTGTTATACGTTATTACAAGTAACTCAACTTACGATATGTGAAGAACACGCGTTGAATGTCTTGAcgaattttatagaataatttgATGAACGTTACAGGGCGTTTAAATACTAACGAGGACAACGAAAACATGCTTGGTTACGATTTGTACAGCAGCGCGTTAGCAGATATTCTCAGTGAACCATCGCTTTCTACGCCAATTACAGTCGGTCTTTACGCAAAATGGGGCTCTGGAAAATCGTTTTTACTGAACAAACTGAGAGGTACTACCAAATAACAAAGCTACTCCAATGctatttaatagttttatagAATGTCAACTGTTGGATGAATTTagaacaaaaaatagaaaaaattataatatttaaatttaaataaaattacattgtgtgacaatttaaattaaatttctatagcCCAGAAGATGCGCTAGTTTTCTGGAATATCTTTTGGTATATCTGTATACACCTaagttacattaaaaaatactaacGACGCGACTGTCTTTTACAGAGGAAATGAAGAACTTCGCACGACAATGGATCGATCCAGTATTCCAATTCTCTTCCTTACTCTTTTTAGTAGTAGCTCACGTATCCCTTCTCGTGGGCGTCACGTTAGGCCTCGCCTTGCAGTCGTGGATCATCGGTCTATCGTCCGGAATAAGTTTACTAGTTATCGTTTATATTTTCCTGGTTCTCGTTTGGTATGCCAACAAGAGGTGAGGCTTACGAAAAGTAGCAAGAAGTAAAGTTCTATTCGTTTTATGTTCTTATTGGAAATCTGTAATCGTAGGTACGATTGGTATTGGCCATATAATCTGACAGTGGAGCTCACCACCAAGTTGAACACGCTCAAACTGCTATTGCAAGTGATTTTTTGTCATCCGCCTGGCAGTCAATGTCAGGACGGCATAGCGGTGCAGCCGATCAAGTTTTACTTCACTGATCAGACTCGCGTGGGTACGACCGCCGCCGGTGAGAACGTGGTCGTGCAAATGGTCGGTTCGCTGTACGATTCCATCGAGAACGACTACGGTTCCTTGTCTACCAGACTATATAGAGCATTTCGGCCAAAACCAGATAAATCAACTACTACGTGGAAATGGAGGCGTTTGTGTTGCTTGCCCCACGTAATCTTATTCGAATTCTGCTTATGCAGCTTGCTCGTTGGTATCTCGATACTTACGGTGTACCTCATAGACATTTCGAATGAAGAGTGAGTAATTATATGCCGAACACAAAGTACTTCTACATTACTTATTTTACATGTTGTATCGTTTCGCGTTTAGGTCCACGATAGAGCGAGTTACTGCTCACATTATCATGATATCGATTGCCTTGGTCTTGGCCATCAGTATAATAGCGAATTTATATACATGGAGTAGAACGCTGCATGCATTGGTTTTTTCACAAAGAAGACACCTCCAACGCAGTATATCAAAATTGGAGACTCTGAAAAGCGAAGGGTTCATTCAGACTTTAAAAAGCGAGGTCAATTTAATGACAGAAATggtaaattacttatttattaagataGCTCTATTAGAACTTTGCTTTCAACGGGGTAGTTTTTAATCacaattttaatcacaaataGGTCAAGTGCTTGGATAGTTTCATGGCTCAACAAAGTAGACTAGTTGTAATAGTGGACGGTTTGGATAGTTGCGAACAGGATAAAGTTTTACTCGTTTTGGACGCTATACAGGCCTTATTTAGCGATAACGGATATCCTTTCGTCGTAATATTAGCGATTGATCCACATATTATATCTAAGGTAAgcaactttaaaaaataaaaatgtaaaaaattgggTAAATTGTAATATCGATTTCAAAATGTTACTTTGAATGATAACGAAAACTATCGTTCGACATTGTGCATGTAGGCGGTAGAAGTAAATAGCAGAAGACTATTCTCGGAATCAAATATCGGCGGTCATGATTACTTACGGAATATGGTGCATTTGCCGTTCTACTTGCAAAACAGCGGCTTGCGTAAAGTCAAGGTTGCGCAACAAACTGCTCAACATTATAAGAAGACAGTGTGGACGGAAGCCGAGGAGAGCGTTAACTATACTGCGACCAGCACCATGCATCATTCAGTATCCAGTAGAAGACTCAGCACGGAATCGGCTATAATGAACAGCAACGAGAAATTGAAACCCCAACAAAGGAAGGGCAGTAGAAAGATGCGATTGAGTGAATCAATCGCTAGCAGTATCGGCAGTAATTTGAATCGACTGGGGGGAGCGCAGGATCTCAATAAAATGTTGCTCACCGATGATTACTTTAGCGATGTAAATCCTCGTAGTATGAGGAGATTGATGAATGTCGTTTATGTCACTGGTAATGCATTAAGTCGTGCAATATTGCAGTGTATGAGTCTACGTAATCATTCCATGTGTACATTATTTGTCTATCTATTTTAGGGCGATTACTTAAGGCATTCCAGATTGACTTCAACTGGTATCACTTAGCTAGTTGGATCAACATTACTGAGCAGTGGCCTTTTAGAACGTCTTGGCTCATTCTTCATTACGATATGTACGAGGAGAGTCTGGATGATAATATGTCACTGAAAAGTCTTTATGATAAGTACGtggattttatttctttcttaatcttcttttcatactatttttatattactattttttatatttatattagggTGCGACCGCAAATTCCAGTATTGAAGGAAGTGCAACCGCTTCTCGAGATAGACAGAGACGAACGCAAGTTGGATGTTTTCCTCACGTTTCACCGCTCCAGCTTGCTTATTAGCGACATGAAAATATTCTTGCCTTTCACTATCAATCTAGACCCGtacattaaaaagaaaataaaagaggaaCAACAAAGCATAGAGGAAGACACCAATCTATTTAACAAACAAAGTGCTTGGCACGGCCACAATGTTCCGATTGATCAGTGGCCTCCACAAAGAGGCATGTCGATGAACCGGCACATGATGAAACTTGCCAAGCAATCGAGTTTGCAGGGATCCATGCCGCCGACGCCGTCGTGGGGTTACCAGCCAAGCTTTGAATGGCAAGTTCCGCCAACTTGGATGCAAATGCCTCCCATGGAACCAGTGTCAAAACCACTTTCCGCAACAACCATGTTACCGGTAcatcataaattaattgtatacaaTTATCTCTTGCGGGTTGAAAATATGTGACTTATCGCTTCGTCTTTATTCACAGTCCGAAATTCTGGAAATAAAGCTGTCGTCCTTATCAGTGAACGGAGTCTGCGATCTAATTGACAAAATTGAAAACCTTAATTCGACCCAAGcatctatatataaacaagCCATAAAAGAGAACAATATTAATGGAcgagttttattacattgcgATTTGCaagaattgaaaaaagtaattttttaaacactgCGTCTTTACATTTCAAGGAGAGGAAATTCtaaatacaaatgtatttgtattttttaggTATTTAAAATGACTTTTGGAGATTGGGAGTTATTTCGCATGGTAATTGTATCACTACGGGAAATGGAACTCTCGTCATTTACATACGAGGAGGGTCCTCGGAGTGTACGATTTACCGTAGGATCCGAACAAGTTTTACGCAAAGGTAcgttcgatatttttttttcgcttgtTTCTTGTTCGGTTTGATCACTCTTATCTGTTATAGATCACGCTTTGCCAAATAATTCGATACGGGTGTCTGCTCAtgtggagaaagagaaaggaacaTCGAGATCTGATGGGTCGACTCGCCGTGATCAAAATAAACAATCTATAATGGAAAAACAGGTATGATATAGGTACTTTTAAATGCATTAAGTAATCGATGCAATCGTAGAAATTTACGAATTGATATCGTGACtgaaaacttataaaaatgaattttcatttatttacattCACACTCGGTACCAGTTCCAGGTAAGCCGCTGCTATGATtactttaaaaagtaaaaaatttcgatatataataattctattcatCTATGTATAATACCTAACAAATACTATCCGCTGTGAATATGCTGAAGTGTCTATATACGTTTCAGGTAACGTTAGAGGAGCAAATGATTTGCGGAGCATTGCAGACGTTGAACGAGGAAGCTTGCGAAGATGTTTTAGACGTGCCATCGCCAGCGGTGGCACCAACAGACTCGCTTCCTTCAGGTGAGCCTACTCCCCTACCACTTACACTGCCTCTGGTAATAGTGCAAGAGCCACCGCAGCCTGACCAAAACAGTGACACTTCCGCCGAATACAGTGTTAACTTTTAGTCAAATCTGAAATAGGATGACTATACGATGATATGACTATAGgataatgtatatattcgtCAAATGAATAGCTCACGTTGTGCAAAAGCAGACTTTTCCGGCGTAACTTCTATCGAAATGTGCAACGACCAGCCATTGTTATCATTGCATTCAAGAACGGTGCTTGCCAGTATAtgttgttaaaagaaaaaaaaaagattgatatGCTTCATCCTATTTGATAGTTTTATTTGTACATCTGTATGTCTGTAGAACGCTATTTGACAGTATTGCCGACaaaagatgtatatatatgcaatgGCAGTCgacaaactaaaaataatggttatataaatatattgttattataaggCCATTTGTAAGTTACAAAGTGAAAGGCTATCCTCTGTAGGAACATGTATGAGTATTTCTTAAAAAGTATTCAAGTATTAAAGTGCCAATGCGAGAAACCAATCATACATATCGCACGAAGGAAGAATACAAAATGAAAGCCATTTAACGATTGTAATAGGATTATTATTGTATGCGTACtcttaagattattataatataatgctCATTTTATAAGCTAGTTTAATATCGATGTATATTGATGCCatattaaggaaaaaaagaaaaaaaaaaagattccaaAAACCCTCTATAGTCGGTAATTTACGAGCATACTCTTTACtgcatttgtaaatatatgattataaaaagaaagacaaaaattTCAGAGGCACTACTCTCAAAGCTAACTCTCGTTCGGTGTTTCCTGTGGACAATTCATGTACAAAAGACTGTGATAACGCATTGTTGACAAAACGAATATCTCGTGCGGAAAATGTGCTAACCGAGGCGACATGTaacaatgtattatatttttaacactgTTGTACGTAAAGTAATCGTGCTTGGcgataaaattgaaagttGCGTCCTGTTACTCCGGTCCATGTTACTTCCTGTACTATGTGTacactataaatattattgctaGATTAATAGCACCATGTTATATGAGCAGTATTATGTTATTACGAGAGCAAGTGGCAATAAAACTTTCTTGCAAACCACATCTGACATTACCTTCTTTGCAATTTGTATCTGGAAGCCTtcagttattattatcaattgcGATCAAAGCGTTTCaaagattgaaaattgaaataagagaattttaaaaaggaaatggaacaaatatctttttcattgATAACTTAGATTCTCATgtaaaatcttctttttttcgatactttttaaagaaatatatttgttttaaggATTTCGAACCAAGTGgcttcaaaatatatattataatcgatTAGAACATGATAATCACATGATACGAAGCAGATGTTACATGAGTCTCTGTTTTAGGACACGTCATCTCGGTACACGACACGGAATATGTACTGCTTCAATCCAGTCCGCTGCTTCACTGGGTACCGGTTAACGAGGATCCGGTCAGCTCAGACGACAGCTCGCACGATTCCACCGTGTTCCTTCAACGTACCAACTCCCAACGCAGCATCGCATCTCAATATAGCACGAGATCAGCCTGCTCGTACAAGACCCTGAAGAGAAGCGGTAGCAACATCAGCACGAGACCGTCCTCGCTATTCGTCTCCCCACCGCCGTCGCCGAAGCCTGCGATCAGGTCGAAGTCGACCGACGAGAGGTGTATGGGAAACAATGTATCCCTGAAGATCACGCCGTCGTCGGTATCCACTAAGAGACGCTCCTCCTCAACATTAAATGACGAGATAGTGATACCAGTACCCACTTCCAGCCTGGAGAAGCTATCGAAGCTGAAGGACCGTCTGATCGGCACCACGTCGACCGCGACGGCGCGGTCACCGGGCCCCGGTGGCGAGAGCGACGACGAGTCCACGCCGCTGGTATCCGAATTATCCACGCCAACGCATTCCCAATCGGACAGCGTGTTCAGACACGACTGCAGCGCGGAGAACAGCAGTTCGCCATCGTCCAACAGGAGTCTACCGCGTGACGGAGAGCGTCGCGTAGATCTAGATTACGCTGATACCGTCAGCCTTGTGATATGCGAGTCCTCGAACGCTCAATTGCCGTCTCGACACGGCACCAAGATCTGGGACGACACAGAGACGCCTGTCTGACACCTGTcgtcttttgtatataatcACAACGTGTGATAACTTATAGCGTATTATACGTTTGATTGATACCGATCTCAATTTGATGAAAGTGACTGGCATCTGCTGGGCAGGTACAGATGACATAATTCTGTTTTGACGATAAGCGTCGAGATAAGATATGTCTCTCTCGTGTAAATAACGAATAGCGAGAACATGCAGGTGTTTTTTATAGTTAGATTATTAAACGTGTTCATCTGCTTATAGTGGTTTGACGGAGAACGAATAAATGCCTTCTCGCGCAAGTCACATGCGATAATCCTTAGTTTAGCGAAACGAGACGATCTCGAGATGTACGACGCCGAAGCGACATTCCgtgtaaatattaatgcatTTACGAATGCAAAACTTTATCgacattttcctttttatattgaatCAGTATCGAAATATGTTGGAACGAGGGAGATGAGGAACATTTCCCGATGTATAGTATGTACCAAAGTATCCTGTCCCCAGTAATCAATTTATGTCAATTCGTAATGTCAGTGCAAATAGGTAACTTAAAGAGTAACCGATAAACGctagaatattttaaagaaatgatAATTCAAACGACCAGTATACAATCGTTGATTAGACTAcatctaatatataattctataaattatatctaatgtaatttatagaattttatctatgattttatcgaacaaaaaatgtagaatGTCACAAATAACTTGTACAAACGgcaattattacttatttcacTTTATATTTAGCtacaaaagtttttataaagaattttattgagATATTGCAAGATGGATATTTTAGTTGGACGGAATATATTCGTTTTAGTACTTCTTCCTTAATTTTAGTGTATTTTTTCCTTGTCAAATtacgatatattaataaaatgacaGAGAAACGCGTAAGCAATGTATTGATACATTTGTTTTATTGAAAGGCAAAAATTGTAACTACATAACATTAAATGTTTAGGACACTTCAGGACGGAATACATCAGGGTATTGATCattcattataatattgtaaatatatatatgtatatgattgtAGATATATtagctttgaaaaaatatatatatatacgctcATTTCTTGacattaaatacaataaaatattcaatcaaATACAATACATtgcaataatgttaaatactgtatacaatatatttagaatcaCGGAAACGCGCAACATAAAGTTAAACCAATTAAAAGGAGGACAAATGTTTCCTCTCTACTTTGTAACGAACGTTTGCATGCTAATTAAATACAGGGATAGTACCGCTTGTAATTAAatgcattgtttgttattaagTGTTACGTAAAAACGTCATATCACTTCAAAGCGGCAGCTGTGTCCTCGTTAGACACGATAGTGGAATGTTACAAATCATACAGATTTAAACTGGAACATCCtctaatacatacatataaaataatgacatAGCGTGgtgatatatgtatctattttAATGCGTATCAAAATTATGGCATATAGAAAGGAGAATATGAGACAAGGAacaaattacgaaaaaaaaaatatcttaggataataatctatatatactctgttacaaatatatacataaaaattcgatttcaCAGTTTCATAGGCGTGGAATAGTAAATACGAATATCCTTATAGCTGCATGTTTCAGGCACAAGTTGTGCTTTACCTAAGACTGGCGATGATTCGCGTATTGATTCTTTATTCATCTTTATCGATTATTGTCAtcattataatacataaatacattaaatctcAGGAGAAAGAGTAGATAAAATCAACGTCATTAAGACCTGATTAATTAGCGAATCTATAATGCTTCACTGATAAAAGTGTTCTCAAAAGTTTTGATCAAATTTACTTATtaacgatttatttatataatttatatcatattattgtataatgaGAATgataatacttatatttttaatcagtcACAGCGAATacgattttttcgtttctaaTATTCGCATAATTGCATATTCGTCCATCGCACGTTAAATTCAAAGGCACAATGACtgctaatataaaaatgctaCCTTATAAATGCATAGGCTTAACATTTAGACACGAGCAATATACGTTGCCTCACGAAATATGTAGGTCTGTTCGTTTTAGCTGCACTCTGTTACTTCCCATAATTAAAGCGAAACGAAAGTACATTTGTCCTTTGCAGAtagaaacataataaaattgtaaaaaacaaACGTAAATAGTGCGCTTAACGCGAATAGACCTTGCATACATACTTTATAATACATGTTGGCAGATTATAAGGACACTTGTTTTATCAACAcataagtttaaaataaatgcatcGTACAATTAAGGAATGTTCGCGACATTATAAACAGAAAGCTTATCTCATTATGCAAATTCTCAGTCGGCATAAAACGATCTCTATTAACCGACATAAAGATATCCTAGCAGTGACTTAAGCAATGCCTTCCTAAAATAGTACTCTGCTTTTATACTACTTAAGTATATCTTAGGACCCTTtcataaaaactatttttttaacatagtaGTTTTTTACGTGTCCAATTTTAATTGTCACAATTGTCATAAATTGTCATGACTAACATCACGCACTTTGTAAagcaagtaaaaaaaaacaaagatgtAGGCAGTCCGAGGAAGAccaaagtaaatatatatacgttggTGCTATTTTCTCGCGCATTGTACATCGACATTATTTCTcctttgtaatatttaataaatattttataactgtgTGGTAATTACCGTCTTTCTCGTGATTACTGTATGCTTGGTTGGCGTTTGACCAGGTGCTGGACTTTGTGACGGATCCGCTACCAGCCAGGGACTAATGTCTGACGCCGCTTGACTTTCATCCTGCAAAACAGATCTTTTAGTACTTTTACACTACtccgaattaatttttctcgattaacaataattatttaagaaaattgtcaCATTTAATTGAatcgaatattaataatattagtccTTTGTATTGACTGACTaactttaacattttaatggTTCAAATGACGAACTCGaagattatttaatactttacTATTCACACACACAGAGGCGACTTTCACGTGGGACGAAAAGCAAATTTTCATTACGCTTTCACCAACAGAATCAACTTACTCCTAGAATAAAATCTTACTTTCCCTTTACGATCAACACTGAATGATAAGTCTCTTAGATTTgttctaaaagtaattttctGTTCTTGGTGAAACCAGGGCGTTTATGTAATAGATGAGACGCTGGCCTGCAAgcgtaaaaaatgtaactgaCCTTGTGTGTAAGTGTCGTAGTGGTCGTTTGTATCTCCTCGGTTTTAACGACCCGCGCTCCGGCTTTTTCTGTATCCGCGTCGACTTTTTTCTCCGTTGTAACCGGTTGTAAATCTTTGAAGGGATTGAGTATGCCCAGGAACGGATTCGAGTCTATGAACGGATTagtgttctttttcttgtcgTCTTCCGGTTTTGCTTCCTCCTCGGAAGCTTCGGCCGTGTTAGACGCGTCAGTATCGTTAGTGAACGGattaaaaggattttgcgactGGTTCGATACTTTCGGGCTTAATGGCGTGGTCTTTTGTTCGATCTGTCCCCAACTGTCCAATGAAAAGTGTGTTACAGTTACAGCGTCGTCCGTAGAAGGATTTATTGCTGTCGTCGCTCCGCTCACAGAGAGAGTCAGTTTGTCACCGCCCTATATTTGATGAAGAAAGCAAGAAAGCAAACACATTACAGCTGGCAGCTAGCGATATAAAGCAGAcgcaataaataatgtaaacacAAACAACAACAGAATAATAATCTTGACAAAATTATTGTTCAATAAGCTGCTAAGTCTTCAAAAACC
The Temnothorax longispinosus isolate EJ_2023e chromosome 7, Tlon_JGU_v1, whole genome shotgun sequence DNA segment above includes these coding regions:
- the Arms gene encoding uncharacterized protein Arms isoform X1; protein product: MQKDRDKRFRIAAAFFCDSFDEEDDEEKEDKAPLTKESKKVFSQTTSDGDSLSVTGKSSITNTKVLSKLVAPDPELATSTLYVEDRAFKRLQSSKDSSNNVGEHAIPGCCNARKKYNKDSDVISKVKTRRLAVPVTGFDSIFPALKHEEVIAKESSARFQSSLIEDCSTQSLAMPMTDSDSIFPAPKHEDDVTKELSARFQSSSIEDSARAYTKSTAVDRSKHSQLTPDCLEIPSESSEHCRFSTLSERSTSAKESSDVGKVRDIVPQPSLIATVRDSFDEKSSKNNASRRSTLPMTSSDLNQPILQSLTTEASQRSPTFQDILAGTSVNPIRKSSIANAAICSSLAPSLLGAIPGVPNSLLPNGDYNLQRSATLSNLSTASSAISDDISIGRTRRGLRSFLRLHIPEQQPTTWHDTDEDYHPPLHNHHHNYHVFSHIHVPTITFTAPATDGIGRKFNFAIRRHSQATLHRTDSMVSLCYRSLASYITDDNLVGLQNFLENKRVQVDDRDENGSTALILAATKGKIHFVREIINHGADVNAEDADNWTALLCAAKEGYTEICLELLEHGADLEHRDMGGWTALMWATYKGKSATVTMLLGRGADVNAHGNFHISSLVWAAGRGYTDIVKDLIAHGAKVNVGDKYGTTALVWASRKGNVEIVDMLLKAGGNVDTAGMYSWTALVVATLGNYVEVVSLLLEHKPNVNALDKDGCTALAIACREGHHEIANALLNAGAYVNIQDRAGDTNLIHAVKGGHRGVVESLLKKYADVDIAGKDKKTATYIAVEKGNIPILKLLLNANPDLEIATKDGDTPLLRAVRSRNAEIVQLLLDKKAKVSATDKKGDTVLHIAMRARSKAIVEILLRNPKNSQLLYRPNRQGETPYNIDVNHPKTMLGQIFGARRLNTNEDNENMLGYDLYSSALADILSEPSLSTPITVGLYAKWGSGKSFLLNKLREEMKNFARQWIDPVFQFSSLLFLVVAHVSLLVGVTLGLALQSWIIGLSSGISLLVIVYIFLVLVWYANKRYDWYWPYNLTVELTTKLNTLKLLLQVIFCHPPGSQCQDGIAVQPIKFYFTDQTRVGTTAAGENVVVQMVGSLYDSIENDYGSLSTRLYRAFRPKPDKSTTTWKWRRLCCLPHVILFEFCLCSLLVGISILTVYLIDISNEESTIERVTAHIIMISIALVLAISIIANLYTWSRTLHALVFSQRRHLQRSISKLETLKSEGFIQTLKSEVNLMTEMVKCLDSFMAQQSRLVVIVDGLDSCEQDKVLLVLDAIQALFSDNGYPFVVILAIDPHIISKAVEVNSRRLFSESNIGGHDYLRNMVHLPFYLQNSGLRKVKVAQQTAQHYKKTVWTEAEESVNYTATSTMHHSVSSRRLSTESAIMNSNEKLKPQQRKGSRKMRLSESIASSIGSNLNRLGGAQDLNKMLLTDDYFSDVNPRSMRRLMNVVYVTGRLLKAFQIDFNWYHLASWINITEQWPFRTSWLILHYDMYEESLDDNMSLKSLYDKVRPQIPVLKEVQPLLEIDRDERKLDVFLTFHRSSLLISDMKIFLPFTINLDPYIKKKIKEEQQSIEEDTNLFNKQSAWHGHNVPIDQWPPQRGMSMNRHMMKLAKQSSLQGSMPPTPSWGYQPSFEWQVPPTWMQMPPMEPVSKPLSATTMLPSEILEIKLSSLSVNGVCDLIDKIENLNSTQASIYKQAIKENNINGRVLLHCDLQELKKVFKMTFGDWELFRMVIVSLREMELSSFTYEEGPRSVRFTVGSEQVLRKDHALPNNSIRVSAHVEKEKGTSRSDGSTRRDQNKQSIMEKQVTLEEQMICGALQTLNEEACEDVLDVPSPAVAPTDSLPSGHVISVHDTEYVLLQSSPLLHWVPVNEDPVSSDDSSHDSTVFLQRTNSQRSIASQYSTRSACSYKTLKRSGSNISTRPSSLFVSPPPSPKPAIRSKSTDERCMGNNVSLKITPSSVSTKRRSSSTLNDEIVIPVPTSSLEKLSKLKDRLIGTTSTATARSPGPGGESDDESTPLVSELSTPTHSQSDSVFRHDCSAENSSSPSSNRSLPRDGERRVDLDYADTVSLVICESSNAQLPSRHGTKIWDDTETPV